The nucleotide sequence CGACAGTACTGCCAGGGCATGCAGGGCGACCTGGCCACACCCAGGAACGTCTATGCACTCAAGTCCTTCGTCATCGACACTGCGGGAGGTGATTATATTGTATTTCGTATGTGGGTCTTATTTGAGTAATGGAAGGCTTacaagagaaaaatgtaaatatgcagatacattgtacgtatatacatacatacgttgacGCCCACCGTCCTCGACCATCAGAAGTGAACGAGGCTTGGCTGGGAGCAAGCGACCAGTCCTCGGAGGGAACGTGGAACTGGCTGGACGGCCGCCCCATCGCCTCGGACTGGTCCAGCGGGCAGCCTGATGACGCCGGAGGAAACGAAGATTGCCTTGACCTCAGGACGAAGTGGCATCCCACCCTCAACGATTACCAGTGCGGAGTGGCCCAGCGTTTTGTGTGCCAGTACAATGGCTAATGTTTCACATGCCTTTTTTTAGCATTTTatgtccagattttttttttttttttaatcgtgtaCTTTTttaggaaaaataacaatgagaagactattttttttattttttttaaacgcgTTCGATGTTCTCTTATATTTCAACTTTCTAGGTAACTTCTGTCACTGATGCTATTGTTCTACGGATGAGCAATTTGTTTATTAAGAATCATCTCAAAACAAATctagtttgttaaaaaaaaatccacctctAGTATATCTAATAtgtctttataataaaaaaaaaaaaaaagaaggaaactagTGGCGGAGTTTATTTAATAATTTGCGTAGTTCTTTGGGTAGTGAAGCGAGTTTACGCGAAAAGTTACAGATGAATCGCAAAGATAATTTGTGAGTTAACTGCATTTGGCCTTCGAACTGATTGAtttttaatggtgatgatgatcaatgttatggttatgattgttattttgttaatgttcagttatccttatcattactgtattttttctccttcacataactgctattattgctgttgttgttgttgttgttattgttgttgttgttgttctttatcaAGTGTATCATCACAACATATTTAAGCATTgtagttgtttatatttttattttacattctaATTGTTcacgattattaacattattactattgttcatttacttttaatattgttgttgttattagtgttattatcattattattattattattattattattattattattatcattattattattattattattattattattattttcattatcattattattattataatcgttatcattattaatattattgttattattgtcataatcatcatcatcatcatcatcattattattatcattattactatttttatcattatttgtattattatcattactactactacgattactattacaaatattatcattattattattattattattctatcattattattattattattattattattattattattattattaccactactattactattattattattattattattattattattattattattattattattattattataattattattatcattattattattattattattattattactgcgttATTACTACTGcattaattgatatcattattattgatattattattatcattaccctcagtcgtagtagtagtagtagtagatatcgtagcagtagtggtagtagttacaATAGTAGAAGCAGCTATAGTTATCCTgttccattccctttttttttgtgatatgatTTCATATCCTGTTATTGCTGATTAAGAGATATAGCACTTGTGTTTATTATCAAATATGTTTTGTACGATAGCAGATAACAATCTAGGACATGTCATTCACTTCTTGTCGCATTGATCGAGTGAAGGTGACctgttttacacacacgcacgcacacacacacacacacacacacacacacacacacacacacacacacacacacacacacacacacacacacacacatatatatatatgtacatatatatatatacatatatatatatatacatatatatatatatatatatatatatatatatatatgcatgtatatacatatatatatatatatatatatatatatatatatacatatatatatatatatatatatatatatatatatatatatatgcaatgaacacacacacacacacacacacacacacacacacacacacacacacacacacacacacacacacacacacacacacacacacacacacatatatatatatgtacatatatatatacatatatatatatatatatatatatatatatatatgcatgtatatacatatatgtatatatatacatatatatatatatatatatatatatatatatacacacatgcatatatgtgtgtatttatatatatatatatatatatatatatatatatatatatatatatatatatatatatgcaatgaacacacacacacacacacacacacacacacacacacacacacacacacacacacacacacacacacacacacacacacacacacatacacacacacatgcatatatatgtgtgtgtatatatatatatatatatatatatatatatatatgtgtgtgtgcaatgaacacacacacacacacacacacacacacacacacgcacacacacacacacacacacacacacacacatacacacacacacacacacacacacacacacacacacacacacacacacacacacacacacacaggcacacatatatatgtacatatatatatatatatatatacacacacacatatatatatatatatatatatatatatatgcatgtatatatatatatatatatatatatatatatatatatacatatacacacacacatatatatatatatatatatatatatatatatatatgcatgtatatatatatatatatatatatatatatatatatacacatacacacacacatgcatatatgtgtgtgtatatatatatatatatatatatatatatatatatatatatgtgtgtgtgtgcaatgaacacacacacacacacacacacacacacacacacacacacacacacacacacatatataatatatatatatatatatatatatatatatatatatatatatatatatatatgcatgtgtatgtatatatatatatatatatatatatatatacacatgcatatatgtgtatatatatatatatatagatatatatatacatacatgcatgtgtacatatgtgtgtgtgtgtatgtgtgtgtgtgtgtgtgtgtgtgtgtgtgtgtgtgtgtgcatgcacacatacatacatacgtacatacatacatacacacatacatacatacatacatacatacatacatacatacatacatacatacatacatacatacatacatacatacatacatacatacatacataccgttggcatttagaaaaaaatacgtaCGCGatttagatatttttcttttaattgtattTCTTGTGCACGTACACAAGTGGGTCACGCGTAGCCGACAATGCGTATTATCCGGGAAATCTTATCTGAACTGCCGTTCTTTTCACTCCTAAGACGCTGATAATGCGCTGGCAAAGACTTAGTTGATAAATAGAAGTCATGCGCTCCGGCTGTACACTCTCATTGGAGAGACGAAGGTCACATCACCCGAACCAACAGCTCTCCACAAACTCAGGATGTTAACTCGCCTGGTCATTTTTGCGTTCTTAGCGGCCTCGGGAAGCGGACAACCTCTCCAGGGTAGGAGCCAAAAGACCGAACTTCTGGTGGCCGTGGGCATACTGGAGGAACACGTGCAAGACATCAAGCAGAAGGTTAATGCCCTGCCGAACTCAGGTGAATTTTCAGGCACTTTTGAGAGCTTTAGTTAGGAGATACCAAGGCGGTTTTCTTAATGTTTGAGTTCAGTGAGCTATATTGTCTGTTCGTTTGGCTCTGAGAGCTGGAGTCCAGAAGCGTTTGGAATAAGGCTGCTCATTGGTCAGGAGCGTCGCAAATTTACAGTTCTTattcttacgcacacacacacacacacacacacacacacacacacacacacacacacacacacacacacacacacacacacacacacacacacacacacacactcgtatgtgtgtgtgtgtgtgtgtgcgtgtgtgtgtgtttgtgtgtttgtcaattCCTTtacaatatgtatgatatatatatatatgtatataatatatatatatatatatatatatacatatacataatatatatatatatatatatatatatatatatatagacataatatattatatatacatacatacatatacatatgtatgtgaatataaatataaatatgaattatatagatataaatataatctgaacacacacacacacacacacatacactcacacacacacacacacacacacacacacacacacacacacacacatatatatatatatatatatatatatatagagatatagatatatatacatatacatatacccacacgttTCAACCCTCGCAGGAGCCCTATGTCCGTACCCGTACAAGCAAGTGCTGGACGAGTGCTTCTTCCTGAGCAAGATCAGCCTGAACTGGAACCAAGCGCGACAGTACTGCCAGGGCATGCAGGGCGACCTGGCCACACCCAGGAACGTCTATGCACTCAAGTCCTTCGTCATCGACACTGCGGGAGGTGATTATATTGTATTTCGTATGTGGGTCTTATTTGAGTAATGGAAGGCTTacaagagaaaaatgtaaatatgcagatacattgtacgtatatacatacatacgttgacGCCCACCGTCCTCGACCATCAGAAGTGAACGAGGCTTGGCTGGGAGCAAGCGACCAGTCCTCGGAGGGAACGTGGAACTGGCTGGACGGCCGCCCCATCGCCTCGGACTGGTCCAGCGGGCAGCCTGATGACGCCGGAGGAAACGAAGATTGCCTTGACCTCAGGACGAAGTGGCATCCCACCCTCAACGATTACCAGTGCGGAGTGGCCCAGCGTTTTGTGTGCCAGTACAATGGCTAATGTTTCACATGCCTTTTTTTAGCATTTTatgtccagatttttttttttttttttaatcgtgtaCTTTTttaggaaaaataacaatgagaagactattttttttattttttttaaacgcgTTCGATGTTCTCTTATATTTCAACTTTCTAGGTAACTTCTGTCACTGATGCTATTGTTCTACGGATGAGCAATTTGTTTATTAAGAATCATCTCAAAACAAATctagtttgttaaaaaaaaatccacctctAGTATATCTAATATgtctttataataaaatatatgccaAAGCGTTTGAATGTGAGATCGCCGAGTACGTTTTGTTGGAAGACTCTGAGCAAAATGAGATACCTCTTTCTGTAGGCCTGTGCTCTCTCAGTGTTTAAATATACTATGATTATCCTTAAGTATTGATAAAAAATAGGTCAGATGCTATCAGATGCAGTGCTTTTGCTAGTGAAATATGACATCCCCGGGTTTGTCTGCCCACCTTTTTAATGTCATTATAGAATTATGCCTTCTGGCGGAGTAACATGATCTGCATATTGTGACTCTGCTCGAGGTTGACACAATAATGGGCCTCGCTTCCTCCTCATTTATCTAACATGAGAGTAGTTGCCATACGTAAGCCCACTGTGTGTATAATTCCACAGAGGAAATTAGGGCTACGTATTGTGCAAGTGAATAaagagtatgtttatatatatacatattttatttacacCCTTTTGTAGTTATGGTGATATAAATTGCTTTACAAAATAAGAAACAGTCACGTGCACATAATAACGTCTTCGtccttttttatttaaatttgtgacatttaaaaagtaaaaatgatggaAACGGTTTACTGTACTCAGCCTGGTACAGCAGGCTATTAACCTGCTTGCTGTTACCATGCAGAAAATGTAAGCAAAACACTAGATCAGTTTGCGGATGCAGGCTTATGCGCTTAAACTTAATGTGCGCACGCGTGTTATATCAAGAGAACAAGTATGTGCTTTAAGGCTGTTGACAACGATAGTCATCACAAACGTACGCGCATGTCCACCGTTTgtgtataaataatcatatataaactgATCATTAGATGAATTATGTAGAATGATGGGTAACTGTGTGTATTCACGCGCTCCATATATAGGCAGATAATtggacaaaaaataatatatatataaaaaaaattcaggATTTGTGGGTGAATCATGGATATATGATTTAAAGTTACTGTAGGTATATTAAAGACATACAAAGCGGAAGCcatgaaagaaagcaagaagggttatgttatcattatcagtattact is from Penaeus chinensis breed Huanghai No. 1 chromosome 36, ASM1920278v2, whole genome shotgun sequence and encodes:
- the LOC125044974 gene encoding perlucin-like; translation: MLTRLVIFAFLAASGSGQPLQGRSQKTELLVAVGILEEHVQDIKQKVNALPNSGALCPYPYKQVLDECFFLSKISLNWNQARQYCQGMQGDLATPRNVYALKSFVIDTAGEVNEAWLGASDQSSEGTWNWLDGRPIASDWSSGQPDDAGGNEDCLDLRTKWHPTLNDYQCGVAQRFVCQYNG
- the LOC125044975 gene encoding perlucin-like, with the translated sequence MLTRLVIFAFLAASGSGQPLQGRSQKTELLVAVGILEEHVQDIKQKVNALPNSGALCPYPYKQVLDECFFLSKISLNWNQARQYCQGMQGDLATPRNVYALKSFVIDTAGEVNEAWLGASDQSSEGTWNWLDGRPIASDWSSGQPDDAGGNEDCLDLRTKWHPTLNDYQCGVAQRFVCQYNG